In Nostoc sp. GT001, a genomic segment contains:
- a CDS encoding glycosyltransferase gives MSRNTKKCQLNFIISAPAFKFNTGGVVALYNLARIIDEYNIPCKIFDTDGARLPNNIFDDYATEADLNENTVVIYSEVVVGNLVNAKYVVRWILCELGIHCPHDIYTTWGKDDFIYHYSTYNPQKNVKYYNILSPVYVEPRLKNNARSRDGYCHIIRKGHKFHKPLIHIHPSNSLLLDDNLSQEVLIEIFNIKEYLISYDPYSYITYMAALCGCISIVMPIKGTSKEQWLQSSFISKVLEQSEDKELKGIAYGLEEVEYARETLQEVRNQQGIFVQYGKDSVLRFINDMISIVCAESESTISPKNSNILRVIDVFPISKFPLILEESTQQYNSKKIVNNLKDINFIIFPDWSQSEESIGLELQEVIKILATYPDSQNTTLLIDSSNIPIEDAELFLSSVAMNLLMEEDLDITNELEISLVGDLYNIQWQALLPRIKARIVLKQENQEAQAKKLIQNLAAWDIDILIASALENKTVSCLDFQPVFSIIFPVFNTPEQYLKPAIESVLNQIYPYWELCIADDASTKPNIRKILEEYSRTDSRIKVIFKNENGHISRSSNSAIEIATGEFIALFDHDDLLTSDALYEVALLLNQHPDADMIYSDEDKVDDNNQFLFPTYKPDWCPDSFLSRMYTCHLGIYRRSLINEIGGFRVGYEGSQDYDLVLRLTEKTEKIFHIPKVLYHWRLHSGSTSASTTAKSYAYEAGFKALTDALARRGEKGTILPDSNIPGHYHARYEIDSYKLVSIIIIARDFGSIFNQCLESIFAETLYPNYEVIVIDNGSISQPLKIIDKWQVQQPNRFKYYSHNIPLNYSKLNNYAVTKAQGDYLFFLSSDIQVLQGDWLNVMVEQAQRECIGAVSGFLIDSNNSIQHVGLALGLGKIASHIYKGLTKIDEYETLANIALIKNVSAVTEDCLMCRRDVFESVDGFDETLPLVYNDVDLCLKLIAKGYKNIYLPHVKLIHHEFSSWEVQIRKEERLYIEEIAVNFMQEKWGKILEYDPCCSPHLIRNLNLKIQAENKKIIQHYSQDVETEPKEFFQPLVSICIPTYNGESFIAEAINSVLCQTYPNIEIILSDDNSTDKTVEISKSFNQKLSFDFSILHHTQYGLAQNWNFCISQAKGKYIKFLFQDDLLEPTAIEEMVNLAERDEEIGLVFSPRRLFTNTGDTVYDSNFLMHHEAKDVHKAWSELKPIQSGQQLLQDSNILDNPINKIGEPSTVLIRKDVFDKVGLFNSEFCQLVDLEMWLRVMSQYKIGFVDKVLSQFRIHPQQQTRRNAALKDAILLDYQKLFKTIYSDTRYPQATRQQALYRYATLSEQNGELHQLRKQITEECLNASDEQITDMYLGLLGKTHKMLVNSSIKYESLANEEQIFVNNIVTTISQGFEQPKAIQSLLAAMLYCRADQLPLQHNLSHIPHWLVQDYLQFLFSSPVHFQEPGEADNYYYFMQGWINYLHTSILQNSDSQSWDTILNNFVSISNFIALYFNDHNLKDIYVKRAGIIEYLLKVKGYKVDYEFVDRPITRKKIRLGVLAAHFLPGSETFAYLPVYEYISRDFEVILYSLNQTGHKLEQYCQSCANSFKLLPQDLVEQVNIIRADDLDILFIATNVTAVTNQICLLSMHRLARIQITSGGSVVTTGMRHIDYYISGTLTDPSPTAEQQYQEKLVKLEGSAHCFSYGNEEENVIVKVDRESLGISEETVIFISGANFFKIIPELIDIWAKIISGVPNSVLVLLPFGPNWSNNYPKKAFVNHLMKVFSKHGISAEKLIVLDPQPVPNRQEVKEYFKIADIYLDSFPFSGTTSLIEPLQVNLPVIARLGTSFRSTMGAAMVQTLDIPDLVADSEESYIQLAIALGNNPKLRQQKSAEIKAKMQANPSFLDSRSYSDKIGSLFQELFSKYLADTLSQNFRLGDINLIIFPDWLQPEDLLYQDLASVISTLTTHPDKSNLTLLIDTQNISEEEADMLLSSLTMNLLMEDDVDITEGPEISLLSKMSDTQWKTLLPRIQTRIALATDNQQAIAQAKAETLLSCDVDSLSAS, from the coding sequence ATGAGTAGAAATACCAAAAAATGTCAGTTAAACTTTATTATATCTGCTCCAGCATTTAAATTTAATACGGGTGGAGTTGTCGCTCTTTATAATCTCGCTCGAATCATTGATGAATATAATATTCCTTGCAAAATATTTGACACAGATGGAGCTAGATTGCCAAACAATATTTTTGATGATTATGCAACAGAAGCTGATCTCAATGAGAATACGGTTGTAATATATTCAGAGGTTGTTGTTGGCAATCTTGTAAATGCAAAGTATGTAGTTAGATGGATTCTTTGCGAACTTGGCATTCATTGTCCACATGATATATATACAACATGGGGAAAAGATGATTTTATTTATCATTATAGTACATACAATCCTCAAAAAAATGTAAAATACTATAATATTCTTTCCCCTGTATACGTAGAACCCAGATTAAAAAATAATGCCAGATCAAGAGATGGATATTGTCACATTATAAGGAAAGGTCACAAATTTCACAAACCATTGATCCATATTCATCCGTCCAATTCCCTTCTGTTGGATGATAATTTATCTCAAGAAGTTCTTATTGAAATATTTAATATAAAAGAATATTTAATTTCTTATGATCCATATTCTTATATTACTTACATGGCGGCTTTATGTGGGTGTATTTCCATAGTAATGCCAATCAAAGGAACTAGCAAAGAGCAATGGCTTCAAAGCTCATTTATTTCTAAAGTTTTGGAACAATCTGAAGACAAGGAATTAAAGGGAATTGCTTATGGATTAGAAGAAGTAGAATATGCAAGAGAAACATTGCAAGAGGTACGAAATCAACAAGGCATATTTGTCCAATATGGCAAAGATTCTGTTTTGCGCTTTATCAATGATATGATTAGCATAGTTTGTGCTGAATCAGAATCAACAATATCACCAAAAAATTCTAATATTTTACGAGTTATAGATGTATTCCCGATTAGTAAATTTCCACTAATACTAGAAGAGAGTACACAACAATATAATTCAAAAAAGATTGTTAATAATCTGAAAGATATTAACTTTATTATCTTCCCAGATTGGAGTCAATCAGAAGAATCAATTGGTTTAGAGTTGCAAGAAGTGATTAAAATTCTTGCAACTTATCCTGATAGTCAAAATACTACTCTGCTGATTGACAGTAGTAACATTCCAATCGAAGATGCTGAACTATTTTTATCCAGTGTCGCCATGAATTTGCTGATGGAAGAAGATTTAGACATAACTAATGAGTTAGAAATTTCCTTAGTTGGAGACTTATATAATATCCAATGGCAAGCTTTGTTACCACGCATTAAGGCAAGAATTGTTTTGAAACAGGAAAACCAGGAGGCACAGGCAAAAAAACTAATTCAAAACCTTGCAGCTTGGGATATAGATATCTTAATCGCTTCCGCCTTAGAAAATAAAACGGTTTCTTGTCTTGACTTTCAACCTGTTTTTAGTATAATATTCCCAGTCTTTAATACTCCTGAGCAATACTTAAAACCTGCCATTGAGTCTGTATTAAATCAGATTTATCCATACTGGGAGTTATGTATTGCTGATGATGCTTCTACCAAACCTAATATTAGAAAAATATTAGAAGAGTATTCTCGAACAGATTCCCGCATCAAAGTTATCTTCAAAAATGAAAATGGTCATATTTCTCGTTCCTCTAACTCAGCTATAGAAATAGCAACAGGAGAGTTTATAGCACTTTTTGATCACGATGATTTATTAACATCAGATGCCTTATACGAAGTAGCACTGCTGCTCAATCAGCATCCAGATGCAGATATGATCTATTCAGATGAAGATAAAGTTGATGACAACAACCAATTTCTTTTCCCTACTTATAAACCAGATTGGTGTCCTGATTCATTTTTGTCTCGAATGTACACTTGTCATCTCGGCATTTATCGCCGATCGCTTATTAACGAAATCGGCGGTTTTAGAGTTGGTTATGAAGGAAGCCAAGATTACGATTTGGTTTTGAGATTGACAGAGAAAACAGAGAAAATATTTCATATACCTAAAGTTCTATATCATTGGCGTCTTCACTCTGGTTCTACATCTGCTTCTACGACTGCAAAATCTTATGCCTATGAAGCAGGATTTAAGGCTTTGACAGATGCGCTTGCTAGAAGAGGCGAAAAAGGCACAATCTTACCAGACTCTAATATTCCTGGGCATTACCATGCTCGTTACGAAATAGACTCTTATAAACTAGTTAGTATTATCATTATTGCAAGAGATTTTGGCTCCATATTCAATCAATGCCTAGAATCAATTTTTGCAGAAACTTTATATCCGAACTATGAAGTAATTGTCATAGATAATGGTAGTATATCTCAGCCATTAAAAATTATTGATAAGTGGCAAGTTCAACAGCCTAATCGATTTAAGTATTACTCTCATAATATTCCATTGAATTACTCAAAGCTAAATAATTATGCTGTTACAAAAGCGCAAGGTGATTATTTATTTTTTCTGAGTAGTGACATTCAGGTTCTTCAAGGGGATTGGCTTAATGTAATGGTTGAGCAAGCCCAAAGAGAGTGTATTGGTGCCGTTAGTGGATTTTTAATTGATTCCAACAACTCTATTCAACACGTAGGATTAGCACTGGGTTTAGGCAAAATTGCTAGTCATATCTATAAAGGACTTACTAAAATAGACGAATACGAAACTTTAGCTAATATAGCATTGATTAAGAACGTCTCAGCCGTAACAGAAGATTGTTTAATGTGTCGTAGAGACGTGTTTGAAAGTGTTGATGGATTTGATGAAACATTACCTCTTGTCTACAACGATGTGGATTTGTGTTTAAAACTGATAGCGAAAGGATATAAAAATATTTATCTTCCTCATGTCAAGCTCATTCACCATGAATTCAGCAGTTGGGAAGTTCAAATTAGGAAGGAAGAACGTTTATATATTGAAGAGATAGCAGTTAATTTCATGCAAGAAAAGTGGGGTAAGATCCTTGAATATGATCCTTGCTGTAGTCCTCACTTAATTAGAAACCTAAACCTTAAAATTCAAGCAGAAAACAAGAAAATAATACAACATTATAGTCAAGATGTAGAAACAGAGCCAAAAGAATTTTTTCAGCCTCTTGTAAGTATTTGCATTCCTACTTATAATGGGGAAAGCTTTATTGCAGAAGCTATTAATAGTGTATTATGCCAAACCTATCCAAATATAGAAATTATCTTATCTGACGATAATTCTACTGACAAAACAGTTGAGATTTCTAAATCATTTAACCAAAAATTATCCTTTGATTTTTCAATTCTCCATCATACTCAGTATGGACTAGCTCAGAATTGGAATTTTTGTATTTCTCAAGCTAAAGGCAAGTATATAAAGTTTTTATTTCAAGATGACTTATTAGAGCCAACTGCTATTGAAGAAATGGTTAATTTGGCTGAACGAGATGAAGAAATAGGTTTGGTTTTTTCGCCGAGAAGACTTTTCACTAATACTGGCGATACTGTCTATGATTCAAACTTTTTAATGCATCACGAAGCTAAGGATGTACACAAAGCTTGGTCAGAATTAAAGCCAATTCAATCAGGACAGCAACTTTTGCAAGATTCCAATATACTTGACAATCCAATTAATAAAATTGGAGAGCCAAGCACAGTACTTATTAGAAAAGATGTTTTTGATAAAGTAGGATTATTTAACTCTGAGTTTTGCCAACTTGTAGATTTAGAAATGTGGCTCAGAGTTATGAGTCAATACAAAATCGGTTTTGTTGACAAAGTTTTATCCCAATTTAGGATACATCCACAACAACAAACTCGTCGGAATGCTGCTTTAAAAGATGCTATTTTATTAGATTATCAAAAGCTTTTTAAGACAATTTACAGCGATACACGATATCCTCAAGCAACGAGGCAACAAGCTCTTTATAGATACGCAACTTTGAGTGAACAAAATGGAGAATTGCATCAGTTGCGAAAACAAATAACAGAAGAATGTCTAAATGCTTCAGATGAGCAGATAACAGATATGTATCTGGGTCTGTTAGGTAAAACACATAAGATGTTAGTGAATAGTAGCATCAAATATGAAAGCCTGGCTAATGAAGAACAGATTTTTGTTAATAATATCGTTACAACTATATCTCAAGGTTTTGAACAGCCAAAAGCAATTCAGAGTTTACTCGCAGCTATGCTGTATTGCCGTGCTGACCAGTTACCATTACAGCATAACCTCTCTCACATACCCCATTGGTTAGTTCAGGACTATTTACAATTCCTATTTTCTTCCCCAGTTCACTTTCAAGAACCGGGTGAGGCAGATAATTACTATTACTTTATGCAAGGATGGATTAATTATTTACACACATCAATATTACAAAATTCTGATTCTCAATCGTGGGATACAATACTTAATAATTTTGTGTCCATTTCTAATTTTATTGCCCTATATTTTAATGATCATAATCTTAAAGATATCTATGTTAAACGTGCAGGAATTATAGAATATTTACTAAAAGTTAAGGGTTATAAGGTAGATTACGAGTTTGTTGATAGACCTATAACCAGAAAAAAAATACGCTTGGGTGTCCTGGCTGCACATTTTCTACCTGGTTCTGAAACATTTGCTTACCTGCCTGTTTATGAGTATATCAGTAGAGATTTTGAAGTAATTTTGTACTCTCTTAATCAAACTGGTCATAAACTAGAGCAATATTGTCAAAGCTGTGCTAACTCTTTTAAACTACTGCCACAAGATTTAGTAGAACAGGTAAATATTATTCGTGCTGATGATCTCGATATATTATTTATTGCTACCAATGTGACGGCAGTAACAAATCAAATTTGCCTTTTATCAATGCATCGGTTAGCCAGAATACAAATTACAAGTGGCGGATCTGTGGTAACAACAGGAATGCGGCATATAGATTATTACATTTCTGGTACTCTAACCGATCCATCGCCAACGGCAGAACAGCAATATCAAGAAAAGTTGGTGAAACTTGAAGGGTCTGCTCATTGCTTTAGTTATGGTAATGAGGAAGAAAATGTAATTGTCAAAGTCGATCGAGAAAGTTTGGGTATATCCGAAGAAACAGTTATTTTTATCTCTGGTGCTAACTTCTTTAAAATCATCCCTGAACTAATTGATATTTGGGCAAAAATAATTTCTGGAGTTCCTAACTCTGTTTTAGTGCTTCTGCCATTTGGCCCAAATTGGTCAAACAATTATCCTAAGAAAGCTTTTGTAAATCACTTAATGAAAGTGTTTTCAAAGCATGGAATATCGGCAGAAAAATTAATAGTTTTAGATCCTCAGCCCGTGCCAAACCGCCAAGAAGTTAAAGAATACTTCAAAATTGCCGATATTTATCTAGATTCTTTTCCATTTTCTGGAACAACTTCTTTAATAGAACCACTACAGGTTAATTTACCAGTAATTGCTAGACTGGGAACTAGTTTTCGCTCTACAATGGGGGCTGCAATGGTGCAGACATTAGATATACCTGATTTAGTCGCAGATAGTGAAGAGTCTTATATACAGTTAGCGATCGCACTCGGCAATAACCCTAAATTACGCCAACAAAAGAGCGCCGAAATCAAGGCAAAAATGCAAGCTAATCCTAGTTTTCTAGATAGTCGCTCTTACTCAGATAAAATAGGTAGTCTCTTCCAAGAACTATTTAGTAAATATCTTGCAGATACTCTGAGTCAAAATTTCCGCTTAGGAGATATTAACCTAATTATTTTTCCAGATTGGTTACAGCCAGAAGACTTACTATATCAAGATTTAGCAAGTGTCATTTCTACTCTCACTACTCACCCAGATAAAAGTAACTTAACTCTCCTGATAGATACTCAAAATATTTCTGAAGAAGAAGCCGATATGCTTTTATCGTCTTTGACCATGAATTTGCTCATGGAAGATGATGTCGATATAACTGAGGGGCCAGAAATTTCTCTGCTTAGTAAGATGAGTGATACACAATGGAAAACTCTTTTGCCTAGAATTCAGACTCGAATTGCTTTAGCAACAGATAATCAACAGGCGATCGCACAAGCTAAAGCAGAAACTCTTCTATCCTGCGATGTAGATAGCTTGAGCGCATCTTAA
- a CDS encoding Uma2 family endonuclease, whose protein sequence is MSFAIKDLEQLQTEHPEWQMELVEGKIIVMGPSDYESEEIGARLITFLNNWVMSRRLGRITGSSAGFIIPSIEDGDSEKTNLRAPDVSFVRADRLKKTKRDFVELVPDLMVEIKSKSDRIKPLEEKIQLFLQLGSTVGILIDPDKLTVTVYRINQTPMVLQNGETLVLPDLLPGWELAVSELWPPEFE, encoded by the coding sequence ATGTCCTTTGCGATTAAAGACTTAGAACAGCTACAAACTGAGCATCCAGAATGGCAGATGGAGCTGGTAGAGGGGAAAATTATAGTTATGGGGCCATCAGATTACGAGTCAGAGGAAATTGGCGCTCGTCTCATTACCTTCTTGAATAACTGGGTCATGTCGCGCAGACTAGGACGTATAACTGGTTCTAGCGCTGGCTTTATCATACCGAGTATAGAAGATGGTGACTCGGAAAAAACAAATCTGCGTGCCCCTGATGTGTCTTTTGTTCGCGCTGACAGATTGAAGAAGACCAAGCGCGACTTTGTAGAGTTAGTTCCAGACTTGATGGTTGAGATTAAATCTAAAAGCGACAGAATTAAACCGCTTGAAGAGAAGATTCAGTTATTTTTGCAACTTGGGTCTACAGTCGGTATATTGATTGACCCTGACAAATTGACAGTAACGGTTTATCGAATAAACCAAACTCCAATGGTATTACAAAATGGAGAGACACTTGTATTACCAGACTTGCTACCAGGTTGGGAACTAGCAGTATCAGAACTGTGGCCACCTGAGTTTGAATAA
- the trxB gene encoding thioredoxin-disulfide reductase produces the protein MTNPTVENLVIIGSGPAGYTAAIYAGRANLKPVVFEGFQAGGLPGGQLMTTTEVENFPGFPKGITGPELMDQMKAQAERWGAELYTEDVISVDLSQRPFTVRSQEREIKTNSIVIATGATAKRLGLPSEHEFWSRGISACAICDGATPIFHGAELAVIGAGDSAAEESIYLTKYGSKVNMLVRTDKMRASKAMQDRVLSNPKIQVHWNTEAVDIFGSDRMEGVKIRNTKTGEESKLHAKGLFYAVGHTPNTSLFKGQLELDEVGYVVTKHGTVETSVEGVFAAGDVQDHEFRQAITAAGTGCMAAMLAERWLSSTGLIQEFHQQAETADNELEHQPAKKTEAEEEAGFNLDGTRHEGGYALRKLFHESDRLLLVKYVSPGCGPCHTLKPILNKVVDEFDSKIHFVEIDIDKDRDIAENAGVTGTPTVQLFKNKELVKEVKGVKQKSEYRQLIESNL, from the coding sequence ATGACTAACCCTACAGTAGAAAACTTGGTAATTATCGGTTCTGGCCCAGCAGGGTACACAGCTGCCATCTATGCCGGACGCGCTAACTTGAAACCCGTTGTATTTGAAGGTTTCCAAGCCGGGGGATTACCTGGTGGGCAACTAATGACAACGACGGAAGTTGAGAATTTTCCAGGGTTTCCTAAAGGAATTACTGGGCCTGAACTGATGGATCAGATGAAGGCACAGGCGGAGCGCTGGGGGGCTGAACTATATACTGAAGATGTTATATCAGTTGACTTGAGTCAGCGTCCATTTACAGTGCGATCGCAAGAAAGGGAAATAAAAACCAACAGCATCGTCATTGCTACTGGTGCAACAGCAAAGCGTTTAGGTTTACCCAGCGAACACGAATTTTGGAGTCGGGGTATCTCTGCTTGTGCAATTTGCGATGGTGCAACACCAATTTTCCACGGTGCAGAATTGGCTGTAATTGGTGCTGGCGACTCGGCGGCGGAAGAGTCAATTTACCTCACCAAATATGGTTCCAAGGTAAATATGTTGGTACGCACTGATAAAATGCGGGCTTCTAAAGCCATGCAAGACAGGGTTTTGAGCAACCCGAAAATCCAGGTGCATTGGAACACAGAAGCCGTAGATATCTTCGGTAGCGATCGCATGGAAGGGGTGAAAATCCGCAATACTAAAACTGGTGAAGAGAGCAAACTGCACGCTAAGGGTTTATTCTACGCCGTTGGTCATACTCCCAATACCTCTTTATTTAAAGGGCAATTAGAACTGGATGAGGTGGGTTACGTTGTCACCAAGCACGGTACTGTGGAAACCAGCGTAGAAGGGGTTTTTGCCGCTGGCGACGTCCAAGATCATGAGTTTCGGCAAGCAATTACGGCTGCGGGTACTGGTTGTATGGCGGCGATGTTGGCAGAACGTTGGTTGTCATCTACTGGCTTGATTCAAGAATTCCATCAACAGGCAGAAACAGCAGATAATGAATTAGAACATCAGCCAGCCAAAAAGACTGAAGCTGAGGAAGAAGCTGGATTTAACTTGGATGGAACGCGTCATGAGGGAGGTTATGCTTTACGGAAATTATTCCATGAAAGCGATCGCTTACTCCTGGTTAAATACGTCTCTCCTGGCTGTGGCCCTTGTCATACCCTGAAGCCAATTTTAAATAAAGTGGTGGATGAATTTGACAGTAAAATTCACTTTGTGGAAATTGATATCGACAAAGACCGAGATATAGCTGAAAATGCTGGTGTGACAGGAACGCCAACGGTTCAATTGTTCAAAAACAAGGAACTGGTGAAGGAAGTCAAAGGCGTGAAGCAAAAGAGCGAATATCGCCAGTTGATTGAAAGTAATCTTTGA
- a CDS encoding tetratricopeptide repeat protein encodes MITNTYSWQNQAEEYFLQENYLESSKLYEQAIAIEPNAVSYYWHLGLILLLQGQEAEAQMTWMLPMTEADEKHLEIWTLELFEFLQIEAERRENLRQYSIAWLIRQHMREINPSDINNLLQILLLSLKLEKLEEIDDLREWGLIKFLNEKQSANVNTELLTQVLQEVLSTIPLHPINLDLAEACLPYFSDIYQCFDILLTAALQIGHTLLQPVLASSLLKLHLRLEPENVEILRHLAIFYQDARNYSQGIETAKLCYSLSEGLADKIFALHLLLRGLMSAGGYWQEICTTCQELETVFQQFIQAQPIPLEKGRILRLLTPSFAIPHIKDAPAEFRAIHNKVAEIFYNDLQALAKSEGKNYERQIINHSSLTAHSKKLKIGYVSYALRNHSVGWLARWLFQHHNRDKFDIHTYFVNYKLVNDYLQEWYLGNAGKARQLGMNGLEIADQIYQDEIDILIDLDSITLDVTSEVMALKPAPIQVTWLGWDASGIPAIDYFIADPYVLPDDAQDYYTEKIWRLPQTYIAVDGFEVGVPTLRRDDLDIPMDAVVYLSAQRGYKRHPETIKWQMQILKQVPNSYFLIKGPAEQETIKRFFYQIAEEEGVDCSRLRFLPQVYLESVHRANLGIADIVLDTFPYNGATTTLETLWMGIPLVTRVGEQFAARNSYTMMMNAGITEGIAWTDEEYIEWGVRLGKDEALRQQVALKLKASRQTAPLWNGKQFTREMEKAYEQMWQRYIEGK; translated from the coding sequence ATGATTACTAATACATATAGTTGGCAAAATCAGGCTGAAGAATACTTCCTTCAAGAAAACTATCTGGAATCGTCAAAATTATATGAGCAGGCAATTGCTATAGAACCAAATGCTGTTTCATATTATTGGCATTTAGGATTGATATTATTATTACAAGGTCAAGAGGCAGAAGCTCAAATGACTTGGATGCTGCCAATGACAGAGGCAGACGAAAAGCATTTAGAAATTTGGACACTTGAACTGTTTGAATTTTTGCAAATAGAAGCAGAAAGGCGCGAAAATCTAAGGCAATACTCCATAGCCTGGTTAATTCGTCAGCATATGCGGGAAATTAATCCTAGTGATATCAATAATTTACTCCAGATTTTATTGCTTTCTCTCAAACTCGAAAAATTGGAAGAAATTGATGATTTGCGTGAGTGGGGATTAATTAAATTTTTAAATGAAAAGCAAAGTGCAAATGTCAATACCGAACTATTAACACAAGTTTTACAAGAAGTTTTAAGTACTATTCCTTTACATCCAATAAATTTAGATTTAGCAGAAGCTTGTTTACCTTACTTTTCTGATATTTATCAATGCTTCGATATATTACTTACGGCTGCTCTGCAAATTGGTCATACTTTACTACAGCCTGTACTAGCATCATCTCTTCTAAAATTACATTTACGATTGGAGCCAGAAAATGTAGAAATTTTGCGGCATTTAGCGATTTTTTATCAAGATGCTCGTAATTATTCTCAGGGGATAGAGACGGCTAAGTTGTGTTATTCCTTATCAGAAGGCTTGGCTGATAAAATTTTTGCACTCCATTTGCTGTTAAGAGGTCTAATGTCAGCAGGGGGATATTGGCAAGAGATATGTACAACTTGCCAAGAATTAGAAACTGTATTTCAACAGTTTATTCAAGCTCAACCAATTCCTTTAGAAAAAGGAAGAATATTGCGTTTACTTACACCATCTTTTGCGATCCCTCACATTAAAGATGCTCCTGCTGAATTCCGAGCTATTCATAATAAAGTAGCTGAAATTTTTTATAATGATCTTCAAGCTCTTGCAAAATCAGAAGGAAAAAACTACGAGCGCCAAATTATTAATCATTCCTCTTTAACTGCTCATTCAAAAAAATTAAAAATTGGTTATGTATCTTACGCTTTAAGAAATCATTCTGTTGGTTGGCTAGCTCGCTGGCTATTTCAGCATCATAATCGAGATAAATTTGATATTCATACTTATTTTGTTAATTACAAATTAGTAAATGACTATCTCCAAGAGTGGTATCTAGGTAATGCAGGAAAAGCCCGTCAATTAGGTATGAATGGTCTAGAAATTGCTGACCAGATATATCAAGATGAAATTGATATTTTAATTGACCTTGATAGCATCACTCTAGATGTTACTAGTGAAGTAATGGCACTCAAGCCAGCACCAATTCAAGTTACTTGGCTGGGGTGGGATGCATCAGGTATACCTGCAATTGATTACTTTATTGCAGATCCTTATGTACTGCCAGATGATGCACAAGATTACTATACAGAAAAAATCTGGCGATTACCCCAAACTTACATAGCAGTAGATGGTTTTGAAGTTGGTGTACCAACTCTCCGCCGCGATGACTTGGATATTCCTATGGATGCCGTTGTCTATCTCAGCGCCCAAAGAGGATATAAACGTCATCCAGAAACTATAAAATGGCAAATGCAAATTCTCAAACAAGTACCTAACAGCTACTTTTTGATAAAAGGGCCTGCTGAACAGGAAACAATTAAACGCTTCTTTTACCAAATTGCCGAAGAAGAAGGTGTAGATTGTTCTCGGTTACGATTTTTACCACAAGTTTATTTAGAGTCAGTTCATCGTGCTAATTTAGGCATTGCTGATATTGTATTAGATACATTTCCCTACAACGGAGCAACAACAACCTTAGAAACATTGTGGATGGGTATCCCTTTAGTGACAAGAGTTGGTGAACAATTTGCAGCACGTAACAGCTACACTATGATGATGAATGCGGGTATCACAGAAGGTATTGCCTGGACTGATGAAGAGTATATAGAATGGGGTGTGCGTTTGGGGAAAGATGAGGCTTTACGTCAGCAGGTGGCTTTGAAATTGAAAGCATCTCGACAAACAGCCCCGTTGTGGAATGGCAAACAGTTTACCCGTGAGATGGAAAAGGCTTACGAGCAGATGTGGCAAAGGTATATTGAGGGTAAATAA
- a CDS encoding type IV pilin-like G/H family protein, giving the protein MKTELKAKFLQHILNKKNENEGFTLIELLVVIIIIGILSAIALPSFLNQANKAKQSEAKTYTGSMNRAQQAYYLEQNQFAAQADFGKLGLGVATQTTNYIYKITGGGSGSPSLVSNQADTVIATAPLKTYVGGVSVATQAATSEATTIAILCEADKARVNGGLAAGDATAGATGPSCPTNFTPLR; this is encoded by the coding sequence ATGAAAACCGAATTAAAAGCCAAGTTTCTCCAACACATCCTCAACAAAAAGAATGAAAATGAGGGTTTTACACTTATTGAATTACTAGTAGTAATTATCATCATCGGTATTTTGTCTGCGATCGCTCTACCTTCTTTCTTGAACCAAGCTAACAAAGCCAAGCAGTCAGAAGCTAAAACTTATACAGGTTCGATGAACCGCGCGCAACAAGCTTATTACTTGGAACAAAATCAATTTGCAGCCCAAGCTGACTTTGGTAAATTAGGTCTTGGCGTGGCAACACAAACCACGAATTACATATACAAAATTACTGGCGGTGGTAGTGGTAGCCCCAGCCTAGTAAGTAACCAAGCAGATACAGTGATTGCTACTGCACCCCTCAAAACTTATGTTGGTGGTGTGAGTGTAGCAACACAAGCTGCTACCAGTGAAGCTACTACTATAGCTATTTTGTGTGAAGCAGACAAAGCAAGAGTTAACGGTGGTTTAGCAGCAGGTGATGCTACCGCTGGCGCAACCGGACCTAGTTGTCCCACCAACTTTACTCCTTTGAGATAA